Proteins from one Leptospira meyeri genomic window:
- a CDS encoding ABC transporter permease, whose amino-acid sequence MSMQGLTVGLVIAAGITYFSASWAAYFSLLDAKLNFYSKQNLCEGFVYLNRAPSYLESKIRALPGISDFETRISKEIVLDFPGETYPSAAQLISLPEHTNTLYLKKGFLPKQNQDVVISENFANANQLEPGSILSSIIGGKRVFLQVTGVGLSPEFVYVFRPGNPMPDDKHYGIIWMKREAMEANFNFEGAFNQVIFHFAAEGEERLRTMRDLDVLLDEYGGLGAKERKFLPSDSFLSDEFRQLRTTAVFLPGIFLAIAAFLLHIISNRLISKEREQIATLRALGYTSQDIVFHYLKLITFITALSSLFGVIIGYYLGNAMTSLYGRFYKFPQLVPIFPPLLALFSVSFGILIGGLGTIFSLRTIIKLDPAQAMRPAPPGTYTISFWESWITNLRTIQRMVFRNLFKRPTRTILTILGLSTSIMIMIIGNFIQDTVGTLLDLQFNTIQRETLTLVFRIPVEDSILFDLKEKKGVFIAEGQRSIPIKITKNRKSKDTVLTGISDDSDLRRILNHDLHPISIPVYGIMMNTELANKLEIQKGETVLIETLDGEKRKIHVTVSAFANEILGQGVFITRKNLNRMLDEGSLINLALLKTDPIEDKNLIEEFKDNPLVIGLFSKSAILTAFKEVMQRSLQSTSVVILIFTIIISIGVIYNTAMITLSERIYELGSLRILGFSLKEVFEIIAWELTWQILVAIPIGCFLGNKVANLILNSNETEGFKVPVVIFPSTYYYSILLALFTAAISFVIVYRKLKTMDLLSVLKVRE is encoded by the coding sequence ATGAGCATGCAAGGACTAACTGTAGGGTTGGTGATTGCAGCTGGGATCACATATTTTTCCGCTTCTTGGGCTGCTTACTTTTCATTGTTAGATGCTAAACTAAACTTTTACAGCAAACAAAACCTTTGCGAAGGGTTTGTTTATTTAAATAGAGCACCTTCTTATCTAGAATCTAAAATTCGCGCACTCCCCGGGATCTCTGACTTTGAAACAAGGATCTCAAAAGAAATAGTTTTGGATTTTCCAGGTGAAACATACCCTTCTGCTGCACAGTTAATTTCCTTACCTGAACATACAAATACATTATATTTAAAAAAAGGTTTTTTACCAAAACAAAACCAAGATGTAGTGATTAGTGAAAATTTTGCCAATGCAAATCAATTAGAACCTGGCTCGATTCTTTCTTCCATTATTGGAGGGAAACGAGTATTTCTTCAGGTAACAGGCGTTGGATTGTCTCCTGAATTTGTGTATGTCTTTAGACCTGGAAATCCAATGCCTGATGACAAACATTATGGAATCATTTGGATGAAACGAGAAGCGATGGAAGCAAACTTTAATTTCGAAGGTGCTTTTAACCAAGTCATTTTCCATTTTGCTGCAGAAGGAGAAGAAAGGTTACGTACGATGCGAGACCTTGATGTTCTGTTGGATGAATACGGAGGATTAGGTGCAAAAGAAAGAAAATTCCTACCTTCTGATTCCTTTTTAAGTGACGAATTTAGACAACTTAGAACAACTGCTGTATTTTTACCTGGGATTTTTTTAGCTATTGCTGCTTTTTTATTACACATCATTTCAAATAGACTTATTTCAAAAGAAAGAGAACAAATAGCAACCTTACGAGCGCTTGGTTACACTTCCCAAGACATCGTTTTTCATTATTTAAAGTTAATCACGTTCATCACAGCATTGAGTAGTCTATTTGGGGTGATAATTGGTTACTATTTAGGAAATGCAATGACGAGTCTTTATGGAAGATTTTATAAATTCCCACAATTAGTTCCAATTTTCCCTCCCCTACTCGCTTTATTCAGTGTTAGTTTTGGAATTTTAATTGGAGGACTTGGTACGATCTTTTCATTACGAACTATCATAAAATTAGATCCAGCACAAGCCATGCGACCTGCTCCTCCTGGGACATATACAATTTCTTTTTGGGAAAGTTGGATCACAAATCTAAGAACGATCCAAAGAATGGTTTTTAGAAATCTTTTCAAAAGACCAACTCGAACTATCCTTACTATTTTAGGTTTATCCACTTCTATCATGATTATGATCATTGGAAATTTTATACAAGATACAGTTGGAACTTTGCTCGACTTGCAATTTAATACAATCCAAAGAGAAACACTTACTTTAGTTTTTAGGATCCCAGTAGAAGATTCTATATTGTTTGATTTAAAAGAAAAAAAGGGAGTATTTATAGCAGAAGGACAACGTTCCATACCGATCAAAATAACTAAAAATAGGAAATCAAAAGATACAGTTCTAACGGGTATTTCTGATGATTCTGATTTAAGAAGAATTTTAAATCATGACTTACATCCCATCAGTATCCCTGTCTATGGAATTATGATGAACACTGAACTTGCGAACAAATTGGAAATCCAAAAAGGAGAAACAGTTCTTATTGAAACATTGGATGGGGAAAAAAGGAAAATCCATGTTACTGTTTCTGCTTTCGCAAATGAAATTTTAGGGCAAGGTGTGTTTATCACTCGAAAGAATCTCAATCGGATGTTAGACGAAGGTAGTTTGATCAATTTAGCATTACTAAAAACGGATCCTATAGAAGATAAAAACTTAATTGAAGAGTTTAAAGACAATCCGCTAGTGATTGGTTTGTTTTCAAAGTCAGCAATCCTCACTGCATTTAAGGAAGTGATGCAAAGATCTCTCCAATCAACATCTGTTGTTATTTTAATATTTACAATTATCATTTCAATAGGGGTAATATATAATACTGCTATGATTACTCTTTCAGAACGTATTTATGAATTAGGAAGTTTGCGAATTCTAGGATTCAGCCTAAAGGAAGTTTTTGAAATTATTGCTTGGGAACTCACTTGGCAAATTTTAGTGGCAATCCCAATTGGTTGTTTTTTAGGAAATAAAGTTGCAAATTTAATATTAAACAGCAATGAAACAGAAGGATTTAAAGTTCCAGTAGTAATTTTCCCATCTACCTACTATTATTCAATCCTTCTAGCATTATTTACCGCAGCAATTAGCTTTGTGATCGTATATCGAAAATTAAAAACAATGGATTTATTAAGTGTACTCAAGGTAAGAGAATAA
- a CDS encoding efflux RND transporter periplasmic adaptor subunit, producing the protein MTKEKIFDLIKTKNAKIAIGVSFFIVISFLILKKDPKPVEVSVVAQGIYKQILSVQGKTKIKELYTAYSPVNGVMRRVELHAGDKVSKGMTLVTVDWDIIKTIKATANGQILKVYRESAGPVAMGERILDYGDITKIDVSAFILSEDMPDLDLNDKVLLTGFGDQTLEGRVSIIEPSAITKISSLGVEEQRVPISIEFNPPHGIGDGYELECKIILFEKPDAIVIPTSALFREDEKWAVFIVEKKRAKLRFVEVEHQSEGTSMIRSGLTVGESVILYPGDTVVDGTKVVPE; encoded by the coding sequence ATGACAAAAGAAAAAATATTTGATTTGATCAAAACAAAAAACGCCAAAATCGCCATTGGCGTCTCATTTTTTATAGTTATTTCTTTTTTAATTTTAAAAAAAGACCCAAAGCCTGTGGAAGTATCAGTCGTAGCCCAAGGTATTTACAAACAAATACTGTCAGTTCAAGGCAAAACAAAAATCAAAGAGCTATATACTGCCTACTCTCCAGTAAATGGTGTTATGCGAAGAGTAGAATTACATGCTGGCGATAAAGTTTCAAAGGGTATGACTTTAGTCACCGTTGACTGGGACATCATCAAAACAATAAAAGCAACTGCCAACGGTCAAATTTTAAAAGTATACCGTGAAAGTGCTGGCCCAGTCGCTATGGGTGAGCGAATTTTAGATTACGGAGACATTACCAAAATTGATGTGTCTGCGTTTATACTATCAGAGGATATGCCAGATTTAGATCTCAATGACAAAGTTTTACTTACTGGATTCGGAGATCAAACATTAGAAGGGCGAGTATCCATCATAGAGCCTTCTGCTATAACTAAAATTTCATCATTAGGCGTAGAAGAACAAAGGGTTCCTATATCGATTGAATTCAACCCACCACACGGGATAGGTGATGGCTATGAACTGGAATGTAAAATCATCCTATTTGAGAAACCAGACGCAATAGTCATACCTACTTCCGCATTGTTTCGTGAAGATGAGAAATGGGCAGTGTTTATAGTCGAAAAAAAGAGAGCCAAACTTCGATTTGTTGAGGTAGAGCATCAAAGTGAAGGAACCAGTATGATCAGAAGTGGCCTTACTGTTGGCGAATCAGTAATACTTTACCCAGGCGATACAGTGGTCGATGGAACTAAAGTTGTACCCGAATAG
- a CDS encoding PAS domain-containing sensor histidine kinase, whose protein sequence is MSGGLWFAARGYFQRLRFVKDWSIATLLQALGWVVMGALRGVIPDWISISAGNSLILLSLVYSNNIILSMFDRKTMWKSGLFSVVLVFVLLVFHQFSDFAPKYRISLISFAASIQLILSSKTILAANRKARLSSHFAAFFYLACGIFLFFRFIYYTFADVSVSQIAFGKGPIQDFTYLFFYVTSVMMTFGFLMMCIDIFIKGQEESEQKYRLLAENTSDVIWVLNYDDQKYIYVSPSIVNITGFTSGEAALHSVQESFTPTSFKYIMDVLPNRIQEFRKTGERKPFSDEVEQYCKDGSTIWIEANTVFQWNPNGSISILGVSRNIDKRKKAEIEKDKFFSQLQLLNHTKDKFFSIIAHDLKGPIGGMNTFAGMILEDLDTRPLKRTKNDLSILFQSSGEIYNLLENLLTWARSQTGEVSFFPEHISLYRSIESAIASVSFSIQNKSIIAKNSVDPKTTAYADEKMIETILRNLISNAVKYSQPGGEIRISAESIDNDIQICITDFGIGINEEIRKKLFRIDAKQTSMPGTIGERGTALGLILCKEFIEKHGGSIRVESELGKGSQFYITLPRESSVPIRVQL, encoded by the coding sequence ATGTCTGGGGGACTTTGGTTTGCCGCAAGAGGCTATTTCCAAAGGCTTCGTTTTGTTAAAGATTGGTCAATTGCCACATTGCTACAGGCGTTGGGGTGGGTAGTGATGGGTGCTCTCCGAGGTGTTATCCCGGACTGGATTTCTATCAGTGCAGGAAACTCTCTAATTCTTTTATCACTTGTTTATTCTAATAACATCATACTTTCAATGTTTGATCGAAAGACAATGTGGAAATCCGGACTTTTTTCCGTTGTCTTAGTATTTGTTTTGTTGGTATTTCATCAATTCTCTGATTTTGCACCAAAATATCGTATTTCCTTAATATCTTTTGCAGCTTCTATCCAACTCATATTGTCCTCCAAAACCATATTAGCTGCAAATAGAAAAGCGAGACTTTCTAGTCATTTTGCAGCTTTTTTCTATTTAGCTTGTGGTATATTTTTATTTTTTCGTTTTATATATTATACTTTCGCCGATGTTTCTGTTTCTCAAATAGCATTTGGTAAAGGGCCCATTCAAGATTTCACCTATTTGTTTTTTTATGTAACTTCTGTCATGATGACATTTGGTTTTTTGATGATGTGTATTGATATATTCATTAAAGGCCAAGAAGAAAGTGAACAGAAATATCGTTTGCTTGCAGAAAATACTTCTGATGTAATTTGGGTATTGAATTATGATGATCAAAAGTATATTTATGTTAGTCCTTCGATAGTTAACATTACAGGTTTTACATCGGGAGAGGCAGCTCTTCATTCAGTGCAGGAGTCCTTTACACCAACTTCATTTAAATATATAATGGATGTGTTGCCAAATAGAATCCAAGAATTTAGGAAAACAGGAGAGAGAAAACCATTCAGCGATGAAGTGGAACAATACTGTAAAGATGGCTCAACGATATGGATCGAAGCAAATACAGTGTTTCAATGGAATCCAAATGGTTCGATTAGTATATTAGGTGTTTCGAGAAACATTGATAAAAGAAAAAAAGCAGAAATAGAAAAAGACAAATTTTTTTCCCAATTACAATTATTGAATCATACTAAGGATAAATTTTTTTCAATCATTGCGCATGATTTAAAAGGCCCGATTGGGGGTATGAATACCTTTGCTGGTATGATTTTAGAAGATTTGGATACAAGACCCTTAAAACGCACGAAAAACGATTTGAGTATTCTTTTCCAATCTTCCGGTGAAATTTATAATCTTTTAGAAAACTTACTCACTTGGGCAAGATCACAAACTGGAGAAGTTTCTTTTTTTCCTGAGCATATCTCTTTATATCGCTCGATAGAATCGGCAATAGCTTCTGTATCTTTTTCTATTCAAAACAAATCTATAATAGCAAAGAACTCAGTTGATCCTAAGACAACAGCTTATGCAGACGAAAAAATGATAGAAACAATACTTAGAAATCTGATCTCCAATGCGGTCAAGTATTCTCAGCCAGGTGGTGAAATTAGGATTTCGGCAGAATCGATAGATAATGATATTCAAATTTGTATAACTGATTTTGGTATTGGTATCAATGAAGAAATTCGTAAAAAGTTATTTCGTATTGATGCCAAACAAACAAGTATGCCCGGTACAATTGGAGAAAGAGGGACTGCTCTAGGTTTGATTTTGTGTAAAGAATTTATTGAAAAGCACGGTGGCAGTATTCGCGTGGAAAGTGAATTAGGTAAGGGTTCTCAATTTTATATCACCTTACCTAGAGAGTCAAGTGTTCCTATTCGGGTACAACTTTAG
- a CDS encoding TetR/AcrR family transcriptional regulator, protein MKQKIIQTALKICEKDGYESFSMRKLAANLGLDPMAVYHYFENKDALTLAMVEQIFNRFHGQVIVVEKHSKTYLKRILVEYWKLFLEYPGMSLYLIKNSYNGFPSVVRFNQTLEYLIVKVYPKANIRKTLNILIDFIHGNALAFSFLHLKKQKVKKNPNNQKEFESLLSYLLDSF, encoded by the coding sequence ATGAAACAAAAAATAATTCAAACCGCGCTGAAAATATGTGAAAAAGATGGATACGAATCCTTTAGTATGCGGAAATTAGCAGCAAATTTAGGTTTAGACCCGATGGCTGTTTACCATTATTTCGAAAATAAAGATGCATTAACTCTTGCAATGGTCGAACAAATCTTCAATCGGTTCCATGGTCAGGTTATTGTCGTTGAAAAACATTCGAAAACATATCTAAAAAGAATTTTAGTTGAATATTGGAAATTATTTCTCGAATACCCAGGAATGTCTCTATACCTAATTAAAAATTCCTATAATGGGTTTCCTTCTGTTGTGAGATTTAATCAAACCTTAGAATATTTAATTGTGAAGGTTTATCCAAAAGCAAATATCCGAAAAACCTTAAACATCTTAATTGATTTTATTCATGGCAATGCGCTTGCGTTTTCTTTTCTTCACCTTAAAAAACAAAAAGTAAAAAAAAATCCAAATAATCAAAAGGAATTTGAATCTTTATTGTCGTATCTTTTGGATTCTTTTTGA